In Chitinophaga sp. HK235, a single window of DNA contains:
- a CDS encoding ATP-dependent Clp protease adaptor ClpS has translation MSERTNTEVFTEELEDILVAEDEQFPFSLVVWNDDVNTFDWVIASLIEVCGHTHQQAEQCALIIHHNGKYAVKEGEYHKLRPMWEALVERGITATIEEMADK, from the coding sequence ATGAGCGAAAGAACTAATACAGAGGTATTTACGGAAGAGCTGGAGGATATCCTGGTAGCAGAAGATGAACAGTTTCCGTTCAGTCTGGTGGTATGGAATGACGATGTAAATACATTCGACTGGGTGATCGCTTCCCTGATAGAGGTATGTGGTCATACACATCAGCAGGCAGAACAATGCGCCCTCATTATCCATCACAATGGTAAATACGCTGTAAAGGAAGGAGAATACCACAAACTGCGCCCTATGTGGGAAGCGCTGGTAGAAAGAGGTATCACTGCCACCATCGAAGAGATGGCGGATAAATAA
- the aat gene encoding leucyl/phenylalanyl-tRNA--protein transferase encodes MPVFRLTKQLIFPPVSLAEPDGLLAVGGDLSVDRLLLAYRSGIFPWFDERPILWWSPDPRFVLFPADLKVSASMKQVLRRNKFRITYNADFPAVIARCSRIPRAGQNSTWITKEMQEAYIRLHKAGYAMSVECWEDDRLVGGLYGVKIGSCFFGESMFADVSNASKAAFITFVQAYADELTLIDCQVETEHLASLGAGFISRDVFLELLQVS; translated from the coding sequence ATGCCCGTTTTCCGTCTTACCAAACAACTGATTTTTCCACCGGTATCCCTTGCGGAGCCTGACGGTCTGCTGGCCGTAGGCGGAGATCTCTCTGTAGACAGGCTGCTGCTGGCCTACCGTTCGGGTATATTTCCCTGGTTCGACGAACGCCCTATTCTCTGGTGGAGCCCGGATCCCCGTTTTGTATTGTTTCCGGCTGACCTCAAAGTGTCTGCCAGCATGAAGCAGGTGCTGCGACGCAATAAATTCCGTATCACCTATAATGCCGATTTTCCGGCTGTAATAGCCCGTTGCAGCCGTATTCCGCGTGCAGGACAAAACAGCACCTGGATCACTAAGGAGATGCAGGAGGCGTATATCCGCCTGCATAAAGCAGGGTATGCCATGTCGGTAGAGTGCTGGGAAGATGACCGGCTGGTGGGCGGACTGTACGGCGTAAAAATCGGTTCCTGCTTCTTTGGCGAGTCAATGTTTGCCGATGTCAGCAATGCATCCAAGGCTGCCTTTATTACTTTCGTACAGGCTTATGCGGATGAACTCACTTTGATCGACTGTCAGGTGGAAACGGAGCACCTTGCCTCACTGGGAGCCGGTTTCATCAGTCGGGATGTTTTTCTTGAACTACTGCAAGTTTCGTGA
- a CDS encoding DinB family protein, with the protein MKKVLLLMAVVLFSGFIAPPHRHTRHHHSMRREFRAEDKMLLISQLKDSKENLLKSIAGLTDAQLQYKPAPDRWSIIENVEHISIIEKMLMDTEKNLMSQPANPAKKKDLKYTDANLLTMVEDRSKKQKTPDFGMPKHNYASPADAVDAFVRQRDGLIDYVATTKDKLRDHITDNPNIGTVDAYQLLLFDAGHTARHIKQIEEVKADPGFPK; encoded by the coding sequence ATGAAAAAAGTACTCTTATTGATGGCAGTGGTACTGTTTTCGGGCTTTATCGCTCCTCCGCACCGCCATACACGGCATCATCACAGTATGCGGCGTGAGTTCCGGGCTGAAGACAAAATGCTGCTGATCTCACAGCTGAAGGATTCAAAGGAAAATCTGCTGAAATCTATAGCTGGCCTAACAGATGCGCAGCTGCAATATAAGCCGGCACCCGACCGCTGGTCTATCATAGAAAATGTGGAACATATCAGTATCATCGAAAAAATGCTGATGGACACAGAGAAGAATCTGATGAGCCAGCCTGCCAATCCGGCAAAAAAGAAAGACCTGAAGTATACAGATGCAAACCTGCTCACAATGGTGGAAGACCGCAGTAAAAAACAGAAAACACCTGATTTTGGTATGCCTAAACATAATTATGCTTCTCCTGCAGATGCGGTGGATGCCTTTGTCAGACAAAGAGATGGGCTGATTGATTATGTAGCCACTACCAAAGACAAATTACGTGATCACATTACAGATAACCCGAACATCGGCACCGTAGATGCGTACCAGTTATTACTGTTTGACGCAGGCCATACGGCACGCCATATCAAACAAATCGAGGAAGTAAAGGCTGATCCGGGTTTCCCGAAATAA
- the mtaB gene encoding tRNA (N(6)-L-threonylcarbamoyladenosine(37)-C(2))-methylthiotransferase MtaB has translation MEQVKTVAFHTLGCKLNFSETSTLSRLLEQDGFMKTDFESTADVYVINTCSVTDNADKECRQLVRRIQRRAPESMIVITGCYAQLKPQEIASIEGVDLVLGAAEKFNITEHLKTLTKGDSAKICSCDIEDVNTFHASYSVNDRTRTFLKVQDGCDYSCTFCTIPMARGKSRSDSVTSVVENAVKLASDGVKEIVLTGVNLGDFGKGLTGGKKREESFYELIQELDKVEGIERYRISSIEPNLLTNEIIEFVANSRRFMPHFHIPLQSGNNEILGLMRRRYRRELYAEKVALIKQFMPHCAIGVDVIVGFPSESDAHFQDTYDFLHSLDVSYLHVFTYSERANTPALEIKPVVPVNVRHERNKQLRNLSHKKQQYFNEQHLQQTRKVLFEGHNKDGMMEGYTDNYIRVTTPFRQEWVNQLVDWELR, from the coding sequence ATGGAACAGGTAAAAACAGTAGCATTTCATACACTCGGCTGCAAGCTGAATTTTTCAGAGACCTCCACTTTGAGCAGGTTGCTGGAACAGGATGGGTTTATGAAAACAGATTTTGAAAGCACAGCAGATGTGTACGTGATCAACACCTGCTCTGTGACCGATAATGCCGACAAGGAATGCCGGCAGCTGGTACGCCGTATTCAGCGTCGTGCGCCAGAAAGCATGATCGTCATCACCGGCTGTTATGCACAGCTCAAACCTCAGGAAATCGCTTCTATTGAAGGGGTGGACCTGGTACTGGGCGCGGCGGAAAAATTCAATATCACTGAACATCTGAAAACGCTCACCAAAGGCGACAGTGCCAAAATCTGTTCCTGTGATATTGAAGATGTCAATACCTTCCATGCCTCTTACTCTGTTAACGACCGTACCCGTACCTTCCTGAAAGTACAGGATGGTTGCGACTACAGCTGTACCTTCTGTACCATCCCCATGGCCAGAGGTAAAAGCCGCAGCGACAGTGTTACCAGCGTAGTGGAAAATGCCGTTAAACTGGCCAGCGACGGTGTAAAGGAAATAGTGCTTACCGGTGTTAACCTGGGCGATTTCGGTAAAGGCCTTACCGGTGGCAAAAAAAGAGAAGAAAGTTTTTATGAGCTGATACAGGAACTGGACAAGGTAGAAGGCATAGAACGTTACCGTATCTCTTCTATCGAGCCGAACCTGCTCACCAACGAGATCATCGAATTTGTGGCCAACAGCCGCAGGTTCATGCCTCACTTCCATATTCCGCTGCAGAGCGGCAACAATGAGATCCTGGGCCTGATGCGCCGCCGCTACCGCCGCGAACTTTATGCGGAAAAAGTAGCGCTCATCAAACAGTTCATGCCTCACTGTGCTATCGGTGTAGACGTGATCGTTGGCTTTCCTTCCGAAAGTGATGCCCACTTCCAGGACACCTACGACTTCCTGCATTCGCTGGATGTATCGTACCTGCACGTGTTCACCTACTCAGAAAGAGCCAACACCCCTGCACTCGAGATCAAGCCCGTAGTGCCGGTTAACGTGCGCCATGAACGCAACAAACAGCTCCGTAATCTCAGTCATAAAAAACAACAATACTTCAACGAACAGCATCTCCAGCAAACCCGCAAAGTATTGTTTGAAGGACATAACAAAGACGGTATGATGGAAGGTTATACCGATAACTATATCCGCGTAACCACGCCGTTCCGCCAGGAATGGGTAAATCAGCTGGTAGACTGGGAACTGCGCTAA
- a CDS encoding DUF4258 domain-containing protein has protein sequence MRSLQKYLPVILLALLLLAGWHQEWWKGNDKSSAPITEKPIVTRSGKATAAVSDALLNRQAHLEYTRHAMCRMDCRHVTKEEVEEILSKGKINPDKSNLQDKPCPTYALEGYSHEGQHLRIVFAPCDQQHAKVITCIDLDKDWSCSCE, from the coding sequence ATGAGATCACTGCAAAAGTACCTGCCCGTTATTTTACTGGCCTTATTGCTGCTTGCCGGATGGCATCAGGAATGGTGGAAAGGAAACGATAAGTCTTCCGCCCCTATCACGGAAAAACCGATTGTTACCCGCTCCGGCAAAGCCACCGCCGCTGTTTCAGATGCCCTGCTCAACCGGCAGGCCCACCTGGAATATACCAGACACGCCATGTGTCGGATGGATTGCCGTCATGTGACAAAAGAGGAAGTGGAAGAAATTCTCTCCAAAGGAAAAATAAATCCTGATAAGTCTAACCTGCAGGACAAACCCTGCCCTACCTATGCACTGGAAGGATATTCCCATGAAGGCCAGCATCTCCGTATTGTATTTGCTCCCTGTGATCAGCAACATGCCAAAGTGATCACCTGTATCGACCTGGACAAGGATTGGAGCTGCAGTTGTGAATAG
- a CDS encoding 1-acyl-sn-glycerol-3-phosphate acyltransferase, with protein MNFLLKPLRVIYVVYAAIVFLGIMFLILPPIFLASLLGKEKGGNIIFYFLRFWAHVWFPMVGMRVTREYKCERDKEPCIYVVNHRSYLDAAVAVKVMRLPFRPLGKVEMSKIPFFGFIYKNSVVAVDRSNAPARARSVREMMTALKAGISILVFPEGTTNETKQPLRPFHNGAFRMAIEMQIPIKPVLYVDSGDRFPHTGLMHLNPGRCRVVFLPTIPVAGLTLDDINTLKQQTYDIMEKELRQYRDYPTLQPVG; from the coding sequence ATGAATTTTCTACTGAAACCGTTGCGTGTAATCTATGTTGTGTACGCCGCTATCGTTTTCCTGGGTATTATGTTTCTGATCCTGCCGCCAATTTTTCTGGCATCCTTGCTGGGCAAGGAGAAAGGTGGAAACATTATCTTCTATTTCCTGCGCTTCTGGGCGCATGTCTGGTTTCCGATGGTAGGTATGCGGGTTACCCGCGAATACAAATGTGAACGCGATAAAGAGCCTTGTATCTATGTGGTAAACCACCGTTCCTATCTTGATGCAGCCGTGGCCGTTAAAGTGATGCGGCTCCCGTTCCGTCCGCTGGGGAAAGTGGAAATGTCTAAAATCCCTTTCTTCGGATTTATATATAAAAACTCTGTCGTAGCAGTAGACCGCTCCAATGCGCCTGCCCGCGCCAGAAGTGTGAGAGAGATGATGACCGCCCTCAAAGCCGGTATTTCCATTCTCGTATTTCCGGAAGGGACCACCAACGAAACCAAACAACCGCTGCGCCCGTTTCATAACGGCGCTTTCCGCATGGCCATTGAAATGCAGATACCGATCAAACCCGTTCTGTATGTTGATTCAGGTGACCGTTTCCCACATACCGGACTTATGCATCTCAACCCCGGCCGCTGCCGCGTAGTATTCCTGCCCACTATCCCTGTTGCAGGGCTTACCCTGGATGATATCAATACGCTGAAGCAACAGACTTATGATATCATGGAAAAAGAACTCAGACAATACCGCGATTATCCAACATTGCAGCCCGTAGGATGA
- the priA gene encoding primosomal protein N' translates to MKYADVILPLALPKNYTYAVPESMEHALQPGSRVAVQLGKQKKYAGIVKAVHEQAPPYKTKPLLDMLDKDPVVYPTQLAFWSWIGSYYMCSEGEVLNAALPAHLKLSSETLLLFNDAYGDDFTSLDDDEYLIAEALHIRKELRIEEVQLILDKSEVYSIIKKLIEKKVCLIYEELKEVYREKQENFVQLHAEYQDEEQLAALFNDMGRAPKQMELLLAYLHLLKTEGNVRQNELLKKSGATTAQLKGLVDKNILWIEKRTVDRIRTSKVDTQINFDLSPAQEAALQAVRRHFEDKQVTLLHGVTSSGKTQIYVKMMEECLASGRQVLYLLPEIALTAQIITRLQKHFGSSIAIYHSRFSNNERVEIWNKVKNGTVQIVLGARSSLLLPFRDLGLIILDEEHDPSYKQQDPAPRYHARDAAIYYAGLFKAKVLLGSATPALESYYNARQGKYGLVELTERFGGIQMPAIDVVDIKQEMAEKTMDGHFTQALKTAIGQSLDEKKQVILFQNRRGYAPFLLCTTCGWIPHCKQCDVSLTYHRNQDKLHCHYCGTRYPYVFTCEACGSQSLIPKSFGTEKIEDDLQQIFPEARIARMDVDSIRNKDSHNKMIRLLEEQEIDILVGTQMVVKGLDFDNVNLVGILSADSLLSYPDFRVNERAFQLMEQVSGRAGRKHGMGKVLIQASNTRHPILHYVKEHDYKSMYEAEIAERQQFGYPPFYRVLKLTLRHKNQQVVEQAAQILASWLHPHIGGQLVGPAAPLVARVRNNYLQEMLIKLPREARVIAHIKQVLREYFIQLLAEKRFRSVVIVPDVDHV, encoded by the coding sequence ATGAAGTACGCAGATGTAATATTGCCGCTGGCCTTACCCAAAAATTATACTTATGCTGTCCCTGAAAGCATGGAGCATGCTTTACAGCCGGGAAGCCGTGTGGCAGTACAACTGGGGAAACAGAAAAAATATGCCGGCATTGTAAAAGCAGTACACGAACAGGCCCCACCCTATAAAACCAAGCCACTGCTGGATATGCTGGACAAGGATCCGGTCGTATATCCCACACAGTTAGCCTTCTGGTCATGGATAGGCAGCTATTATATGTGCAGTGAAGGTGAAGTACTGAACGCCGCCCTTCCCGCACACCTGAAGCTTTCCAGTGAAACGCTGTTACTGTTTAACGATGCCTACGGTGATGACTTTACTAGTCTCGATGATGATGAATACCTGATTGCGGAAGCCCTGCATATCCGCAAGGAATTGCGTATAGAGGAAGTACAGCTGATTCTCGATAAGTCAGAAGTTTATTCCATCATCAAAAAACTGATAGAAAAAAAGGTATGTCTCATCTATGAAGAATTGAAAGAGGTATACCGGGAGAAACAGGAGAACTTCGTACAGCTGCATGCTGAATACCAGGATGAAGAGCAGCTGGCTGCTCTTTTCAACGATATGGGCCGCGCTCCCAAACAAATGGAGCTGCTGCTGGCCTACCTGCACCTGTTGAAAACAGAAGGCAACGTACGGCAGAATGAGCTGCTGAAAAAATCCGGTGCCACCACCGCCCAGCTAAAAGGACTGGTGGATAAAAATATTCTCTGGATAGAAAAAAGAACAGTAGACAGAATCCGTACCAGCAAAGTGGACACACAGATCAACTTTGATCTGAGCCCTGCGCAGGAAGCGGCATTACAAGCTGTCCGCCGTCATTTTGAAGATAAACAGGTGACCCTCCTCCATGGGGTGACCTCCAGCGGTAAAACGCAGATATATGTGAAGATGATGGAAGAATGCCTGGCCTCAGGCCGGCAGGTCCTTTACCTGCTGCCGGAGATCGCACTCACCGCACAGATCATCACCCGCCTGCAGAAACACTTTGGCAGCAGCATAGCCATCTATCACTCCCGCTTCAGTAACAACGAACGGGTGGAGATATGGAACAAAGTGAAAAACGGAACCGTACAAATCGTACTGGGCGCCCGTTCCAGCCTGCTGTTGCCTTTCCGTGATCTGGGACTTATCATCCTGGATGAAGAACACGACCCTTCCTACAAACAGCAGGACCCTGCACCCCGCTACCATGCGAGAGATGCAGCCATCTATTATGCAGGGCTGTTTAAAGCCAAAGTACTGCTGGGCTCCGCCACACCGGCACTGGAATCGTATTATAATGCCCGTCAGGGTAAATACGGACTGGTAGAACTGACCGAACGTTTTGGTGGTATACAGATGCCTGCCATCGATGTAGTGGACATTAAACAGGAAATGGCCGAAAAAACCATGGACGGCCATTTTACACAGGCCCTGAAAACCGCTATCGGCCAGAGCCTGGATGAAAAGAAACAGGTTATTCTTTTTCAGAACAGGCGTGGGTATGCGCCCTTTCTGTTATGTACTACCTGCGGCTGGATACCACATTGCAAACAATGTGATGTATCGCTTACCTATCACCGTAACCAGGATAAACTACATTGCCACTACTGTGGTACCCGTTATCCATACGTATTTACCTGTGAAGCCTGTGGCTCGCAGTCGCTGATTCCGAAAAGCTTTGGCACGGAAAAAATCGAAGACGACCTGCAGCAGATCTTCCCGGAGGCGCGTATCGCACGTATGGACGTGGATTCCATCCGGAACAAAGACAGCCACAATAAAATGATTCGCCTGCTCGAAGAGCAGGAAATAGATATTCTGGTAGGCACCCAGATGGTAGTGAAGGGACTCGACTTCGATAATGTAAACCTGGTAGGCATCCTCAGCGCGGATAGTTTGCTGAGTTATCCCGATTTCAGGGTGAATGAAAGAGCTTTCCAGCTGATGGAGCAGGTGAGCGGCCGTGCAGGCCGTAAACACGGTATGGGCAAAGTGCTGATACAGGCCAGTAATACCCGTCATCCGATATTACACTACGTAAAGGAACACGATTATAAAAGCATGTATGAGGCGGAGATCGCCGAACGGCAACAGTTTGGTTATCCTCCGTTTTACCGGGTGCTTAAACTAACACTACGGCATAAGAACCAGCAGGTAGTGGAACAGGCTGCACAGATACTGGCTTCCTGGCTGCATCCGCATATCGGTGGACAACTGGTGGGCCCTGCCGCACCGCTGGTGGCAAGGGTCAGGAATAACTATTTGCAGGAGATGCTGATAAAACTTCCCCGCGAAGCACGTGTGATAGCGCATATCAAACAGGTGCTCCGCGAGTATTTTATTCAGCTGTTGGCGGAGAAACGTTTCCGTTCTGTGGTGATCGTACCGGATGTAGACCACGTATAA
- a CDS encoding NAD(P)H-binding protein — protein sequence MKTAIVIGATGLTGTHLVSALLQDNSFSKVKVLVRKPWVHQRPGLESVIVDFEDEDSLAEAMQGGDMFFSCIGTTIRKAGTQENFRAVDFGITVRCARIAQSKGVPEFLMISSIGANPRSANFYLRTKGQTEEAVLGMGFYGTYIFRPSFLIGQRSEFRFGEWLGKYLIQLFYFLLQGRWKKYRGIKAATVASAMVRVAKQADPGIHIFESDAIQNLGI from the coding sequence ATGAAAACGGCTATCGTTATTGGAGCTACAGGGCTTACCGGCACTCATCTCGTCTCTGCATTATTACAGGACAATTCTTTCAGCAAGGTAAAAGTGCTTGTGCGCAAACCATGGGTACATCAGCGGCCCGGACTGGAAAGTGTTATTGTGGATTTTGAAGATGAAGACAGCCTGGCAGAAGCCATGCAGGGTGGTGATATGTTTTTTTCCTGCATCGGTACCACTATCAGAAAAGCAGGCACTCAGGAGAACTTCCGCGCTGTAGACTTCGGCATCACCGTCAGATGCGCCCGCATAGCCCAAAGCAAGGGTGTTCCCGAGTTTTTGATGATCTCCTCCATCGGCGCCAATCCGCGGTCAGCCAACTTCTACCTCCGTACCAAAGGCCAAACGGAAGAAGCTGTGCTGGGTATGGGTTTCTATGGCACCTACATCTTCCGGCCCTCCTTCCTGATAGGCCAGCGAAGTGAATTCCGCTTCGGGGAATGGCTTGGTAAGTACCTCATTCAACTGTTCTATTTCCTGCTGCAGGGCCGCTGGAAAAAATACCGTGGCATCAAAGCAGCTACCGTTGCCAGCGCTATGGTAAGAGTAGCCAAACAAGCTGACCCCGGAATACATATCTTTGAATCCGATGCCATACAAAATTTAGGAATTTAG
- the murB gene encoding UDP-N-acetylmuramate dehydrogenase: protein MISENEQLQSYNTFGIPVISRYFASFANQNDLASVLEDARAKGLPRMILGGGSNILFTKNYDGLMLKNDIKGIQVVDEDNDHVYVKAGAGENWHGFVQYCLSADLAGLENLSLIPGNVGASPMQNIGAYGVEIKDTFHSLEAFHLKDKKVVTFTNNDCAFGYRESVFKKQYRDQFAILSVIYRLNRKPRFNTSYGAINEELERMGVKDLSIQAISQAVINIRTSKLPDPAKIGNAGSFFKNPSVDAAAYERLKAAHPQIVAYPLADGHYKLAAGWLIEQCGWKGYREGDAGVHAKQALVLVNYGHAKGSDIYALSQQVLDSVEARFGVQLEREVNIV from the coding sequence ATGATATCCGAAAATGAGCAGCTTCAGTCGTATAATACATTTGGTATTCCGGTCATAAGCCGCTACTTCGCTTCCTTTGCCAATCAGAATGACCTGGCATCGGTGCTGGAGGATGCACGGGCTAAAGGTTTGCCACGTATGATACTTGGAGGGGGCAGTAATATCCTCTTTACAAAAAATTATGATGGGCTGATGCTCAAAAATGATATCAAGGGCATTCAGGTGGTGGATGAGGATAACGACCACGTATATGTGAAAGCTGGCGCAGGTGAGAACTGGCACGGCTTTGTACAGTACTGCCTGTCAGCTGATCTGGCAGGACTGGAAAACCTTTCACTGATCCCCGGTAATGTAGGTGCCAGCCCCATGCAGAATATCGGCGCCTATGGTGTGGAAATCAAGGATACTTTCCATTCACTGGAAGCTTTTCATCTGAAGGACAAAAAAGTGGTGACTTTCACCAACAATGATTGTGCGTTCGGTTACCGCGAGAGCGTATTCAAAAAACAGTACCGCGACCAGTTTGCCATACTCAGCGTTATTTACCGGCTGAATAGAAAACCACGTTTCAACACCAGCTATGGTGCTATCAATGAAGAGCTGGAACGTATGGGAGTAAAAGATTTGTCTATACAGGCTATCAGCCAGGCAGTGATTAATATCCGTACGTCGAAACTGCCGGATCCGGCAAAGATCGGCAATGCAGGCAGCTTCTTTAAAAACCCTTCTGTAGATGCCGCCGCATATGAGAGGCTGAAAGCAGCACATCCGCAGATCGTGGCCTATCCGCTGGCTGACGGGCACTACAAGCTGGCAGCAGGCTGGCTGATAGAACAATGTGGCTGGAAAGGCTATCGTGAAGGGGATGCCGGCGTACATGCCAAACAGGCACTGGTGCTGGTTAACTATGGCCATGCCAAAGGCAGTGATATCTATGCATTGTCGCAGCAGGTGCTGGACAGCGTGGAAGCCCGATTTGGCGTACAGCTGGAGCGGGAAGTGAATATTGTATAA
- a CDS encoding YpdA family putative bacillithiol disulfide reductase, whose protein sequence is MIAAYDVLIIGGGPIGIACGLAAKKAGLSYVIIEKGCVVNSLYNYPLYMTFFSTSERLEIGGIPFVSINPKPSRPEALEYYRRVVTSEALNINLFEEVREVQPNAGEYFITTTKTTYHARHVIIATGFYDIPNMLDVPGEDLPKVTHYYKDPHYYATRKVVVVGAHNSGVDAALETYRKGAQVTMVIREDEIGKRVKYWVKPDIENRIKEGSIKAYFHSTIKTIEEQAVIIDTPEGEVTIPNDFVIAMTGYQPNFRFLEKAGIKLSDDEKKMPAYNPLTMETNMPHIYLAGVVCGGMDTHIWFIENSRDHADKIIQSIKR, encoded by the coding sequence ATGATCGCTGCTTACGACGTACTGATAATAGGAGGAGGACCCATTGGAATAGCCTGCGGACTGGCTGCAAAAAAAGCAGGACTGAGCTATGTCATTATAGAAAAAGGTTGCGTTGTCAACTCCCTCTATAACTACCCGCTGTACATGACCTTCTTTTCCACCTCAGAAAGGCTGGAAATAGGTGGTATTCCCTTCGTTTCCATCAATCCCAAACCTTCCCGGCCCGAAGCGCTTGAATACTACCGCAGGGTGGTCACTTCAGAAGCACTCAACATCAATCTTTTTGAAGAAGTAAGGGAGGTACAACCCAATGCAGGGGAATATTTTATTACCACCACCAAAACGACCTACCATGCCCGTCATGTGATCATCGCCACCGGCTTCTACGATATACCCAATATGCTCGATGTTCCTGGTGAAGACCTGCCTAAAGTCACGCACTACTACAAAGACCCGCACTATTACGCTACCCGTAAAGTAGTAGTGGTAGGCGCCCACAACTCTGGCGTAGATGCCGCACTGGAAACTTACCGCAAAGGTGCACAGGTGACCATGGTCATCCGGGAAGATGAAATAGGTAAACGGGTGAAATACTGGGTAAAACCGGATATCGAAAACAGAATCAAGGAAGGGTCTATCAAAGCCTATTTCCACTCTACCATCAAAACAATTGAGGAGCAGGCAGTGATCATCGACACACCAGAGGGAGAAGTCACCATCCCCAACGATTTTGTGATCGCGATGACTGGCTACCAGCCCAACTTCAGGTTCCTGGAAAAAGCAGGCATAAAGCTGTCAGACGATGAAAAGAAAATGCCGGCCTATAATCCGCTGACCATGGAAACCAATATGCCACATATCTATCTGGCTGGTGTGGTATGCGGTGGTATGGACACCCACATATGGTTCATAGAAAACTCCCGCGACCACGCAGACAAAATCATACAATCCATCAAACGATAA
- a CDS encoding type 1 glutamine amidotransferase, whose amino-acid sequence MHIHYFQHVPFEGLACIADWIAEKGHTTSHTRWYDDTPDTSGLTDADLLIIVGGTMGVYEQDSYPWIQTEIALIQEAVRQQKKILGICFGSQLLAHSLGANVYPHTQREIGWYPIDITFQAQAAVLENVLPHRLNTFHFHGDTFDVPSGATRFAASAACSNQAFIYGDRIIGLQFHMEMNSPAILEILRCNPAAFPDGGHFVQSPEKIEQYLHLANENNQTMFRLLDYFAGR is encoded by the coding sequence ATGCATATCCACTATTTTCAACATGTGCCTTTTGAAGGCCTCGCCTGCATCGCCGACTGGATAGCAGAAAAAGGACATACCACCAGCCATACCCGCTGGTACGATGACACCCCTGACACTTCCGGACTGACCGATGCCGACTTGCTCATCATCGTGGGTGGTACCATGGGTGTATATGAGCAGGACAGCTATCCCTGGATACAGACAGAAATTGCGCTGATACAGGAAGCGGTCAGGCAACAGAAAAAAATACTCGGCATCTGCTTCGGTTCACAGCTGCTGGCCCATTCCCTGGGTGCCAACGTATATCCGCATACACAAAGGGAAATAGGATGGTACCCCATCGATATTACCTTCCAGGCACAGGCCGCAGTACTGGAAAACGTGCTGCCACACCGGCTCAACACCTTCCATTTCCATGGCGACACCTTCGACGTACCCTCCGGCGCTACCCGCTTCGCCGCTTCTGCTGCCTGCAGCAACCAGGCTTTCATCTACGGCGACCGCATCATCGGACTCCAGTTTCATATGGAGATGAACAGCCCTGCCATACTGGAAATACTGCGCTGCAATCCCGCAGCCTTCCCCGATGGCGGCCACTTCGTACAAAGCCCGGAGAAAATAGAACAATACCTGCACCTGGCCAACGAAAACAATCAAACCATGTTCCGGCTACTCGACTATTTCGCCGGACGCTAA